A DNA window from Chryseobacterium sp. MEBOG06 contains the following coding sequences:
- a CDS encoding AMP-binding protein produces MLIDFNNLNINNLSFNTEFEKKVKIFLKEWFSEIPVVDVQTSGSTGKPKIFEIEKKKMLNSAVMTCNFLGLKEGDKALLCLPVEYISGKMMVVRSQERKLKLIIAEPSLKPLEKLDEEIDFCAMTPLQVENSLDKLHLIKNLIIGGAATSESLKNKILKMNLSASNRIFETYGMSETLSHIGLKQLMPESEDFFTVFENVTISLDERGCLNIYAPDVNDEKLQTNDLVEIKNDNQFRFLGRIDNVINSGGAKIFPETLEALVKKEITNEVIFTGLPDESLGQKLVLIIEGSESDEIVNKISEIPFKKSFHRPKKIIFIKEIPRTPNGKVNRLELHKLVDENI; encoded by the coding sequence ATGCTGATAGACTTCAATAATCTCAATATTAATAATTTATCGTTCAATACTGAATTTGAAAAAAAAGTAAAAATCTTTCTCAAAGAATGGTTTTCAGAAATACCTGTGGTAGATGTTCAGACTTCTGGTTCCACAGGAAAACCTAAAATTTTTGAAATTGAAAAGAAGAAAATGCTCAATTCAGCAGTTATGACCTGTAACTTTTTGGGATTAAAAGAAGGAGATAAAGCATTGCTTTGCCTTCCTGTAGAATATATTTCGGGAAAAATGATGGTAGTACGTTCTCAAGAAAGGAAATTAAAATTAATAATAGCAGAACCATCTCTAAAACCTCTTGAAAAATTAGATGAAGAAATAGATTTTTGTGCGATGACACCACTACAGGTGGAAAACTCGTTGGATAAACTCCACTTGATAAAGAATCTGATCATTGGAGGTGCTGCTACTTCAGAAAGTCTTAAAAATAAAATTCTAAAGATGAATCTTAGTGCTTCCAATCGAATTTTCGAAACCTACGGGATGTCAGAAACACTTTCCCATATTGGTTTGAAACAGCTGATGCCGGAGTCGGAAGATTTTTTTACCGTTTTTGAAAATGTAACTATTTCTTTGGATGAAAGAGGCTGTCTTAATATTTATGCTCCTGATGTGAACGATGAAAAATTACAAACTAATGATTTAGTTGAAATAAAAAATGATAATCAGTTTAGATTTTTAGGACGGATAGATAACGTAATCAACTCAGGAGGAGCTAAAATTTTTCCCGAAACCCTCGAAGCTTTGGTAAAAAAAGAAATTACCAATGAGGTGATTTTTACCGGTTTGCCGGATGAAAGCCTGGGGCAGAAGCTTGTATTGATCATAGAAGGAAGTGAATCTGATGAGATAGTAAATAAAATTTCAGAAATACCGTTTAAGAAAAGTTTTCACAGGCCCAAGAAAATTATTTTTATCAAGGAAATTCCAAGAACACCGAACGGTAAGGTAAACAGACTTGAACTACATAAACTCGTTGACGAAAATATTTAG
- a CDS encoding HdeD family acid-resistance protein: protein MANLFQTLTNTVKHWYIPLIFGIIFLICGFYVFSVPLATYVTLSIFFSVSFLFSGITEIFFSLQNSKSLQGWGWFLVSGLLTTAIGVYLIANPQISMTVLPFVIGFTLLFRSFQLLGFAFDLKSMKIMSWGNVALASVGGIIFSLLLIFNPVFTGISLVTLTAVAFIFMGIASIMLALDLRKVKKFPGKISQELRDKIKSIQDEIDDLRK, encoded by the coding sequence ATGGCCAATTTATTTCAAACCCTTACCAATACCGTAAAGCACTGGTATATCCCTTTGATCTTCGGAATCATTTTTCTTATCTGTGGATTTTATGTATTCAGTGTGCCACTTGCAACGTATGTAACCCTTTCAATTTTTTTCAGTGTTTCATTCCTATTCTCCGGAATTACGGAAATATTCTTTTCCTTACAAAATAGCAAATCCCTGCAAGGATGGGGCTGGTTTTTGGTAAGTGGATTATTGACTACCGCAATTGGGGTTTATCTTATTGCGAATCCTCAGATCTCGATGACTGTACTTCCATTTGTGATTGGATTTACTTTACTTTTTCGTTCTTTTCAATTGCTGGGTTTTGCTTTTGATCTCAAAAGTATGAAAATAATGAGTTGGGGAAATGTAGCCCTTGCCAGCGTTGGAGGAATTATATTTTCTCTGTTGCTGATATTCAATCCCGTGTTTACAGGAATTTCATTAGTTACCTTAACGGCTGTTGCTTTTATTTTTATGGGCATTGCTTCTATTATGCTGGCTCTGGATTTAAGAAAGGTGAAAAAGTTCCCGGGAAAAATAAGTCAGGAATTAAGAGATAAAATTAAATCAATACAGGACGAGATTGATGATCTTAGAAAATAA
- a CDS encoding amino acid permease, whose protein sequence is MNNENKKGENETLVRGLTNRHIQLIALGGAIGTGLFLGIGPAAVLAGPSVILGYALAGIIAFFIMRQLGEMVVQEPVSGSFSYFAYKYWGNFPGFASGWNYWILYILVSMAELTAIGHYIHFWWPDIPLWVSSLFFFIVINALNLASVKVYGETEFWFSIIKVVAIIAMIIFGIYLLVSGTGGDKATVSNLWNDGGFFPKGLFNKTESGYSGLFAAMAMVMFSFGGLELIGITAAEAKNPEKTIPQATNQVIYRILIFYVGALVILFSLSPWRDITEGSSPFVMVFQNLNGLEFTVFGKVVQFNTLIANVLNLIVLTAALSVYNSSVYSNSRMLFGLSQQGNAPKFLKKLNKNSVPINAILVSSCFAGLCIIINKLVPEKAFEYLMALVVSTLIINWLMICYTHLKFKKSINKSGIQSKFPSIFYPVSNYICIIFLVLILGLMSITGMEIQVILIPVWIAFLFVMYKLYKPS, encoded by the coding sequence ATGAACAACGAAAATAAAAAAGGAGAAAACGAGACTTTAGTTAGAGGATTAACAAATCGACACATACAATTAATTGCCCTTGGTGGTGCCATCGGAACCGGCTTATTTCTGGGAATCGGGCCTGCAGCAGTGTTGGCAGGACCATCAGTTATTCTGGGTTATGCTCTAGCAGGGATCATAGCCTTTTTTATTATGCGTCAGCTTGGTGAAATGGTTGTTCAGGAACCGGTATCGGGAAGTTTTAGTTACTTTGCTTACAAATATTGGGGAAATTTTCCGGGATTTGCTTCCGGATGGAACTACTGGATTCTCTATATTCTGGTAAGTATGGCCGAACTTACAGCTATTGGACATTATATTCACTTCTGGTGGCCGGATATTCCGCTTTGGGTGTCCAGTTTATTTTTCTTTATAGTTATCAATGCTCTTAATCTTGCCTCTGTAAAGGTGTATGGTGAAACGGAATTTTGGTTCTCTATCATCAAAGTAGTAGCTATTATTGCAATGATTATTTTTGGAATCTATCTTTTAGTAAGCGGAACCGGTGGAGATAAGGCTACTGTTTCCAATTTATGGAATGATGGAGGATTTTTCCCAAAAGGGCTTTTCAATAAAACGGAGAGCGGATATTCAGGATTATTTGCTGCAATGGCAATGGTAATGTTCTCCTTTGGAGGCTTGGAGTTGATTGGTATTACAGCGGCAGAAGCTAAAAACCCGGAAAAAACTATTCCACAAGCTACCAATCAGGTGATCTATAGAATTTTGATTTTCTATGTAGGAGCTTTGGTAATCCTGTTCTCACTAAGCCCATGGAGAGATATTACTGAAGGATCAAGTCCGTTTGTAATGGTATTTCAAAATCTGAATGGTCTTGAATTTACTGTTTTTGGAAAGGTTGTTCAATTTAATACGTTGATAGCCAATGTTCTTAATTTAATTGTTCTTACAGCAGCATTATCAGTATACAACAGTAGTGTTTACAGCAACAGCCGAATGCTTTTCGGGTTATCCCAGCAGGGAAATGCACCGAAATTTTTGAAAAAACTCAATAAAAACTCAGTCCCTATCAATGCAATTCTTGTTTCATCATGCTTTGCAGGACTTTGTATTATCATTAATAAATTAGTGCCGGAGAAAGCCTTTGAATATTTAATGGCTTTGGTGGTTTCTACATTGATCATCAATTGGTTAATGATATGCTATACCCATTTAAAATTTAAAAAATCAATAAACAAGTCCGGAATTCAATCCAAATTTCCATCCATATTTTATCCTGTATCCAATTATATATGTATCATCTTTTTGGTTCTGATTTTAGGGCTGATGAGCATTACAGGAATGGAAATTCAGGTTATTCTGATTCCGGTTTGGATAGCATTTTTATTTGTCATGTATAAGCTGTACAAGCCCAGCTAA
- a CDS encoding response regulator transcription factor: MTKKILIADDHHVVRVGTAMILEKSFDDFDIDFAETYGEVKHKSETEKYDLVILDIELPGSILKSMVKEIKTISRDTLVLIFTSYKENIALQYIEEGADGFLNKQSDPQVFVKAVESIFRDGYYYTPGIVAELMKGSAKKKTSEILSERELQVFNLLAKGNGNLEIANALEIEESTVGTYKRRVYQKLKISNLIELLEIYNEIH, encoded by the coding sequence ATGACAAAAAAAATACTGATAGCAGATGATCATCATGTGGTAAGAGTAGGGACCGCAATGATCCTAGAGAAAAGTTTTGATGATTTTGACATTGATTTTGCAGAAACTTATGGTGAGGTAAAACATAAATCAGAAACGGAAAAATATGATCTTGTTATTCTTGATATTGAGCTCCCAGGAAGTATTCTTAAATCAATGGTAAAAGAAATTAAAACCATATCCCGGGATACTCTTGTTCTGATCTTTACTTCCTATAAAGAAAATATTGCGCTGCAATATATAGAAGAAGGAGCTGATGGCTTTTTAAATAAACAGAGTGATCCGCAGGTTTTTGTAAAAGCGGTTGAATCTATTTTTAGAGACGGCTATTATTATACACCAGGAATTGTCGCTGAGCTGATGAAAGGAAGTGCTAAGAAAAAAACTTCAGAAATTTTATCAGAAAGAGAGCTTCAGGTCTTTAATCTTTTGGCAAAAGGAAACGGGAACCTTGAAATTGCCAATGCTCTTGAGATTGAAGAATCTACAGTTGGGACATATAAAAGAAGAGTGTATCAGAAATTAAAGATCTCCAACCTGATTGAACTGCTGGAAATTTATAATGAAATACATTAA